A part of Apium graveolens cultivar Ventura unplaced genomic scaffold, ASM990537v1 ctg3812, whole genome shotgun sequence genomic DNA contains:
- the LOC141701426 gene encoding protein IQ-DOMAIN 29-like isoform X2 — MSLEQAAIMAQAAIRGYQARKKLQSLQGITKLQALARGHLVRRQAVATLQSVRGIIKIQALFRGQKVRQSIGKEIRVREPRGESDDQCLSSFGNIGSQRTEMLLKTAFVGKLLSTFPAAMPLQLRYEPEEPNSLWNWLNRWTLLQVLGPHLQFKETIGVPGLTSSENENGLKCNGLESEKFKVKLKKVAKDPVKSTQEQPQNGTKKVLRNPKKVSKPLVDTSVKSVAGSERRKHSIGKSSKSDISEAISNSVEKVIKVSGKAESKHFTGKSSKPDISEVISNPVEEVIKVSGKTEAIPSDVETSLELPAEEATDSKLNNGSNVPLQPSEAPVQQKEEVTLVDEEIRARDENKKSSMRRASLPAKHDYSEKDLHSTPRVPSYMAATESAKAKLRAQASPNFDQDDAEKYALRRRHSLPSSNSGKFSSSPRVHKLVQASIKGGMRGDRSLMSSRDSSDSRAIQAEWKR, encoded by the exons ATGAGCCTTGAGCAAGCTGCTATCATGGCGCAGGCTGCTATCAGAGGCTATCAG GCTCGCAAGAAACTCCAGTCACTCCAGGGTATCACAAAGTTGCAAGCGCTGGCTCGTGGTCATTTAGTAAGGAGACAAGCTGTTGCTACTTTGCAATCTGTGCGAGGGATAATTAAGATTCAAGCACTTTTCCGTGGCCAAAAAGTACGTCAATCTATTGGTAAAGAGATTCGTGTAAGAGAGCCTCGTGGAGAATCG GATGATCAATGTTTAAGTTCTTTCGGAAACATAGGATCCCAGCGAACAGAGATGCTGCTGAAAACTGCATTTGTTGGGAAG CTTCTTTCTACATTTCCTGCTGCTATGCCTCTGCAACTTCGTTATGAACCTGAAGAACCGAATTCCTTATGGAACTGGCTAAACCGCTGGACCTTGCTACAAGTTCTTGGACCTCATTTACAATTTAAGGAGACCATCGGTGTCCCAGGACTTACTTCTTCCGAAAATGAGAATGGTTTAAAATGTAATGGTCTGGAATCTGAAAAATTTAAAGTCAAGTTAAAGAAAGTTGCTAAAGATCCTGTCAAGTCTACTCAGGAACAGCCACAAAATGGGACGAAAAAGGTTCTACGTAATCCGAAAAAGGTATCCAAACCATTGGTAGACACATCCGTTAAATCAGTGGCTGGTTCTGAAAGAAGAAAGCATTCTATTGGGAAGTCATCAAAGTCAGATATATCAGAAGCCATTAGCAACTCTGTTGAAAAAGTGATTAAAGTTTCAGGGAAGGCAGAGTCAAAACATTTTACTGGGAAGTCATCAAAGCCAGATATCTCAGAAGTGATTAGCAACCCTGTTGAAGAAGTAATTAAAGTTTCAGGAAAGACAGAGGCAATACCATCTGATGTTGAAACAAGTCTAGAGCTGCCAGCAGAAGAAGCAACAGATTCCAAGTTGAACAACGGTTCTAATGTCCCTTTGCAGCCTAGTGAAGCTCCAGTGCAACAAAAGGAGGAAGTCACTCTAGTAGACGAGGAAATTAGAGCAAGAGACGAAAATAAGAAATCCAGTATGAGAAGAGCTTCACTACCTGCTAAGCATGATTACTCAGAAAAGGATCTACATAGCACACCAAGAGTTCCTAGCTATATGGCGGCTACTGAGTCTGCAAAAGCTAAGCTAAGAGCCCAAGCCTCCCCAAACTTTGACCAAGATGATGCTGAGAAGTATGCTTTAAGGAGGAGGCATTCTCTGCCATCTTCCAACAGTGGTAAATTTAGTTCATCCCCACGAGTGCATAAGTTGGTTCAAGCAAGTATAAAGGGAGGAATGAGAGGAGACAGATCTTTAATGTCTTCTAGAGATAGTAGCG ATAGTAGGGCGATTCAAGCAGAGTGGAAGAGATGA